The Gemmatimonas aurantiaca T-27 DNA segment AGAGCCGCCGTGCGCGTTTCCTGACCGCTCAGCTCGGGGTGTTCATGAATGTCGCGGCGCCAGCTCACCACCTTGGGCATCACCCCCGTCAAACGGCTTTCGATGGTGCGGGCCAGCTCTGCCGATGCGCCGCCCTGCGCGACACCGACGGTCGGCAACGCCGAACACAACGTTGCCGCCAACAACGCGGTGATGTGACGACGAACCGGAGCGATGAACGAAGGGGCGGAATGACGAGACATGGCGAGCCTGTACGGGACGAGTCTTCGGATGCGATATGGTCAGGGCCGCTCAGGCCCATCCTAGCGAACGTATCCCAGGCTCGGGCCAGGCGATAGCGCTGGTGATTCCCGACGCCGATAGGCGATTTGCCGTTTGCTTCTGGCGATACCGTGCTGCAGGATCAATACACCACGCGACGTTGTATCCCGTTCCCATCGACGTCGCGGCAGGAGGCCCATCGCTCATCAGGAGGAGGGTACTCATGTCCATTGTCCTTCCCACGCCAGACGCCGCCCTTGCGGCGCGTTTTGCCGGCGGCGACGAGAACGCGCTCGCCACGTTGTACCGGCAGCAGTACGACAGCCTGTTGTCGGCTGCCCGACATGTGCTCGGCGATGATCTCGCCCACTACCGTGGACGGGTGGCACACAAGGCCATGCTCGATGCCTGGGTGGCACGCGACCGATTCCAGAACGCCACCGCACTCGGCGCCTTTCTCGAAGAGGCGATCCAACAGGAAGCCGGTGTGCAGCGACGCAAACATGCCGCGCTGCATCATCGCGGCAGCGGTATCGACAGCGGGTCGCATGTGACGGTGCCCGATGTCGAGGAGGCCATGCGGCAGTTGCTGGCCGAGGTGCATGCTCCGGCGATTGATCACGATGCGGCGCTCGCCGAAGCGCGGGCGGTCAAACGGGCACACGCCAAAGCTCATGTGGAGCGTGTGGGCTCACGCCCCAAATGGGTGCTGCAGGCGATCGGTGCGGTGGCCGTGCTCGTCGGCATCTTCGTTTTCCAGCGATGGATGACACGCTCCAGTGAAAACGTGGCGGTCGACCGTGCACTCAAGGGCGAAGAAGTACAAACCCTGACATCAGGCAGGGGGCAACGCGGCACGCTCACCCTGCGTGATGGCACCAAGGCCACGATGGGCAGCGAGTCGCTGCTGCGTGTACCACCAGAGTTCGCCAACTCACAGCGCACCGTGCAGATCGAGGGCACGGCCACGTTTGCGGTGACGCCGGATACCGTGATGGCCGCGCGGCAATTTGCCGTGCGTGCGGGTGATCTCACCGTGACCGCGCACGGCACCGTGTTCTCGGTGCGCTATTACCCGGAAGACTCCACCGCCTACGTGCAGGTGAGCGAAGGCACCGTGTCAGTGCACGATCGTGTGCGCAACACCAGGCAGGAGCTCAAGGCCGGTGAAGGGCTACGGCTCACACGCGATGGCCAGCTCGGGCCGTTGGAAGGCATGGAACGCGATGTGGCGCTCGCCTGGACCCGCGACACCATCGTCTTCGACAAGGCACCACTCAAGCTGGTGGTCCCGGAGCTGGTGCGGTGGTTCGGCCTGAATGCGCAACTGGCCGATGAATCCATCGGTGATCGGCCGGTATCGATGCGCGTGGCGCTCGCCTCGTCTGGTGATGCCACCAAGGCGCTCACGCAGGCGGCCAATCTCGCCATCACGTTCGGGCAAAACGATCGCATCGAGTTCCGTGATGCGAGCGCTGTGCCACCGGCACCGGCAGGCAAAAAGAAGTAGCGCGTGTTGCCGCGGAGAAACGCAGCAGCTCAGCCCGGAAAGATGCCGGTGCTGAGGTATCGGTCGCCACGATCACACACCACGAACACGATCGTGGCGTTCTCCACTTCCGCAGCCACGCGCAGGGCGATCACACACGCTCCCGCTGCCGACGGCCCGCAGAAGATCCCTTCTTCGGCCGCCAGGCGGCGGGCCATGTCTTCGGCCTCGGTCTGCGTGACCTGCTCGATGCGATCGACGCGCGACGCCTCGTAGATCTTCGGCTGATAGGCCGGTGACCATTTGCGGATACCGGCAATCTGCGAACCTTCCGCCGGCTGTGCGCCCACGATGGTGATGTCGTTGCGCTGTTCCTTGAGGAAACGCGTGACGCCCATGATGGTGCCCGTGGTGCCCATCGCACTCACGAAGTGCGTGATGCGCCCTTCGGTGTCGCGCCAGATTTCCGGACCGGTGGTCTCGTAGTGCGCGCGCGGATTGTCGGGGTTCGCGAACTGATCCAGCACGTGCCCTTCCCCACGCGCCTGCATTTCCATGGCCAGGTCACGCGCGTACTCCATGCCACCCTTCGACGCCGGCGTGAGAATCAACTCGGCGCCATACGCGCGCATCGACGCCCGACGTTCGGCGCTCAGATTGTCGGGCATGATGAGGGTCATGCGGTAGCCCGTCATGGCCGCAATCATCGCCATGGCGATCCCGGTGTTGCCACTGGTCGCTTCGATGAGACGATCACCCGGACGGATTTCGCCACGCTGTTCGGCGCCCCGGATCATCGACAACACCGGCCGGTCCTTCACCGAACCGCCAGGGTTGTTGCCCTCGAGCTTGCCCAGGATCACCGTGCCGCGTGCTGTGATCTCAGCACTCGGGAGACGTTGTAGCTGAACGAGCGGTGTGCGGCCAATGGTCCGGTCGATGGTGGCGTACGACGGCGGCATGGCGCTCAACTCAGGCCGAATTCTTCGCGGGCCTGGCGTGCCGCGCGCGCCGGTGCGTCGGCGATGCGCGTGTCGTCGTCGTGGTCCAACGACACCATGGCCATGGCATCTTCGCGCCGCTTGAGCAGCGTCCAGAATTCTCCGGCATCCGGATCGGCGCCGTCTTCTGCCGGCAGCAAGGCGTACATGGTCTTGTACATCAGGCTGAACGCAAAGAACAGCGCCAGCATGTCTGGCAGCACCAGCACGATGCGCGTGATGGCGTTGACGTTGGCCACCTGATCGTTGAACGCCGGGGTGTTGAACGGCGCCAGCACCATCTTGTAGTTGATGATGTAGTTCACGACGCCGGCACCGAGGTTCGTCACACCGATCATGAGCGCCGACTTCTTCATGGCGCTCAGCACCGTGGGCTCATCGAGCAGCCGGTTCATCTGCGCTTCGCGTTCGGGCGTGTCGGGCCCAAGCCCCTGCAGGGCAATGGCGCGCGTCACCGGCTTGCCGATCAAGGCCGATACGCCGAACACAAAAAACGCCAGGACGTAGCTGGCGCTGTCCTTGAAGGCGAACAGCGCGCCATCGACATACCAGAACGCCAGCGCGCCACGCATGATCGCCGAGCCGCCGCCGTACGTGGTGATGAAGTTGAAGCGGCGGCTGATGACCAGCAGGTCGAGCAATACCCACGCCACAGGCACCAAGGCAGCGGCGAGATACGCCTGCAGCGTCCCCAGCGGGGCGGTGCCGTACTTGAGGATCAGCACCGGTGCGACGGCACCGATGAGGATATCCAGCGTGAGCTTGAGCGACTTCGACATGAGCGTGGAATCTCGCTCCGGTGGCCCGGCGGTGGTACCCGGGCCTACCGAACTGCCCGGAACCTCAGCGTCGGGTGGACACCGGCAGCCCCAAGGCCCCATTGAGCCAGCGGACAAACGGCGTCATGGCCGCAAAGTGGCGCTTCAGTGTCTGCGGCAGCTTGGGGCTCGTGACCTCTTCCACGGACAGCTCACAACCGGCCGTGAACGACTGGTAGCGCAGCCAGTTGGCCGAGGGATGGTCGACCGTAAAACCGCGCGGAGGGCGAGTCAGCATTCCCTCGGTGTCCAGATCGCCAAACCGCCGACGAAATGCCTTGTCGGTGACCAGCTCCTCCCAGCCCTCCAGATCGTCCACCAGCGCCTGCCGGATCTTTGCCAGCGCCGGCCGCGGGGGCATCCAGATACCGCCGCCACAGAACGAGCCTTCGGGCGCCAGATGGAAGTAGAAGCCGGCGCCACCATGTGCCGCTTCGCCGCCCACGCCATGGCCTGCATCCCGATGAAAGAACCAGCAGGCCACGTGCGTCTTGTACGGCGACTTGTCCTTGCTGAACCGCACATCACGATGGATGCGGAACGCCGACTTTTTCGGTGACCCGATGATCTCCGGCGCAATCGACGCCAACTGGACATCCACTTCTTCGATAAGCTGCGCCAACGGCACCTTGAGATACTGCTCGTATTCGGCGCGATGCTCCTCGAACCACTCCTTGCGATTGTGTTTGGTCAAACCGCGCAGGAATGTGAACGCCTTTGGCGAGAACTGCGTGAATCCTTCCATCGGTCTCCCGCTGCTGGATTGGTGCCGCGTCAGGACATGCCCGACGACATCGATCGTGCGATATCGCTGTGGGACGTGATCGCCGGAAAGAGGAAGCTGAGAAACTGTCCCGTGCGTTCTCCCCAGGCGCGTTCATCGTGCAACGCCCCTTCGGCTTCCATGTAGTGCAGGTCTTCACCGACACGCCACCCGAGCCGCAACAGCATGCGATAGAGCAGTCGCGTGCCCCGCAACATGCGATGTTCGGCGGTGCCCACATCGAGCCAGATGCGCAGATCGGGGCGCCGGGCACCGGTGGTGGCAAGCTGCCGCACGATCCATCGGTCGTCCCACCACACACTCGGACTGAGCAGCCCCAGCTTGCCGAACACGGCGGAGTGCGTCAGTCCCAGATGCAGCGTGAGCAATCCGCCCAGCGAACTCCCTGCCAAACCCGTGTCGCGCGGACCACGCCGGGTGCGCCATTGGCGGTCGATCCACGGCTTGATCTCATACACCAGCATCTGTCCGTACCGATCCGCATCACCACCCGCGTCGTGCATGCTGTCGCGGGTGGGGGTGTACTCATCGATGCGCTCACGGCCGGCATTGCCGATCGCCACGATGATGATCGGTTCGATCACGCGTGCATGCATCAGGGCACGCGCTGTGGTATCGACCCCCCACTGCACCCCAAAGGGCGACATGGGCAGATCGTCGAATACGTTCTGCCCATCGTGCAGATACAGGACGGGATACCGACGATCCGGATGCTGATCATACTCCGGCGGCAGCATCACCGTCACATCGTGCGGATGTGACAGGAAACGCGACGTGATGCCGGCGAAATGCAACAACGAACCCGCGACCGTGGGGGTCGGCGGATTCGTGTCGTCGAGACCGGCGTGGACAGGGCGCTGCATGCGTGAATGCTAATGACTCACGGCGACAACGGCATACGACGTAGGGAGGGGGTGCGCGCCTCCCTACGCCTTGACCCGCCGCTAGACGACCCGGTCCGGCAATTCCCGTCCGGCCACAAAGGCCTCCACATTCGACAACGCGCGCATGCCCATGTTCGTGCGCGTTTCGATCGTCGCGCTGCCCAGGTGTGGCAGCAACACGGCGTTCTCCAGTGTCATCAACTCGGCCGTGACACGTGGCTCAAATTCGTACACATCGAGGCCCGCACCGGCGAGGCGGCCACTCTTGAGCGCGTCCACCAGCGCCGCTTCGTCGATCACGTCACCGCGCGCGGTGTTCACCAGGAACGCGTGCGACGGCATCTGGGCCAGCGTGGTCGCATTCATCAGGTGACGCGTTTCCGGCGTGGCCGGACAGTGCAGTGACACCACATCCGACTGGCCAAGCAGAGCTTCCAGCGACGCCACCCGCACGGCATCGGCCGGTCCGGCCGTGGAGGGATCATCAATGCGCGGATCACGCGGCGCGTGATAGATGATCTTCATGCCAAACGCATCGTGCGCCGCACGAGCCACCGCACGACCGATGCGACCGTAGCCGATGATGCCGAGCGTTTTGCCACGCAACGTGCGGCCCAGCATGAACGTGGGACGCAAACCGCCCCACGTACCGGTGCGCAGGTGCCGCTCGCCTTCGCCGAGGCGGCGCATCACCATCAGCATGAGGGCGATGGCCACATCGGCCGTGTCATCGGTCACGACATCGGGCGTATTGCTGACCATCAATCCCGCCGCACGTGCCGCTTCTTGCGCGATGTGATTCACGCCGACACCCACATTGGCGAGCAGCTTGGCGCGACGGTTGGGGGTCTCCAGCACCGACGGCAGCCACTTGTCGGTCACCGTGGTGACGACGATATCGGCATTCTGCAGCGCGGCGCTCAACTGCTCCGGCGTGAATGGGGTGTCGGTGGCATTGAACTCGGCATCGTACAGCTCCGTGATGCGCGCTTCCATCGGTGCCGGCATCTTGCGCGTGACAATCACGCGAGGACGGGACAGGCTCACGCGTTGCCTCCCACACGCCAGTGCTGCAGTGCGGCACCCACGCCGCTGCCAAGCGTCACGAGCACACCAGCATCCGCCAGTGCCATCTCCACACCGGCGAGTGCGCCGGCCAGTGTCAGTGCGTTCATATCTCCGAGATGTCCGATGCGGAACACCTTCCCCGCGACTTCGCTGAGCCCCGAGCCCAGAGCGATGTCGTAGCGGGTGAAGGCGAGGTCAATAACCGTGCGGGCGTCGATTCCCTCGGGAACCACGACCGCCGTGAGCGAATCCGACGCGATCTCCGGTCGACGCGCGCATTCGTGCAGCCCCCACGCCCGCACTGCTGCACGGACACCGGTGGCCAGTCGATGATGGCGCGCGACCACCTGATCCATGCCCTCATCGAGCAGCATGGTCAGCGCTTCATCCAACCCGTACAACAGCGACAGCGCCGGCGTGCTGGGGAAATATCCTTGCGCGTTGTTGGTGCGCATGGCGCGCAGATCGAAATACGCCCGTGGCATGGTGCAACTGTCCACGCGGGCCAGTGCCTTCTCACTCACGTAGAGAATGCCAAGGCCCGCCGGTAGCATGAACCCCTTCTGCGAACCGGTGATGGCGCAGTCCACTCCCCAGGCATCGAAACGGAAATCGAGACTGGCAATGGAGCTCACCCCGTCCACATACAACAGTGCCGGATGTTTCGCGCGATCCATCGCCGCGCGCACCGCAGCCACATCACTGGTCACGCCGGTGGCCGTTTCGTTGTGCACCAGCAACACACCCTGAATCTCGTGCGCGGTATCGGCGGCCAGCGCGGCTTCGATCTTCGCGGGATCGGCCGCTTCGCCCCACGGCTCCTCGATCACATCGACATGATGTCCGAGATTGCGCGCGGTCTGAATGAAGAGATGCGAAAACTGTCCGAAGCGGGGCGCGAGCAGTCGCGAGCCCGGGTTCAGCGTGTTCACCAGAGCGGCTTCCCACATGGCCGAGCCGGTGGCGGGAAAGACAAACGCCTCTCCCTTCGTCTGGTGCACCACCTGCGGCAGGCGCGAGAGGATCGATCGGGTCAGCGCCGGAAACGTGGCCGAACGGTGATCCTCCATCTGTCGATGCATCGCCCGTTGCAGGCGATCCGGAACCGGCGTCGGGCCGGGGATCTGCAGAAAATGACGTCCCGCCATGATGGTGCGAGGTCTCGCGGCTGAAGGGGAAAGAGCAGTGGGGCGGAGCGTCAACTGGCCGATGAACGATCCGCGGTATCGTCGCGCGGGTTCTCATCGTCGTCATCGTCATCCGCATCGGCCGTGCTGTCTTCGGCGCCGTCGTCATCACCATCGTCGGACACGTCATGCGATGACGCTTCGGCGGCATCGTCCGCCGCATCCTCGGGGGTGGCTTCGCTGGGATCGAGGACACGCAGGAGACGACGGCAGAGCCGTGTCAAACGCGCGCGCTGGTCTCCGCTCAGTTCCCGCATGAGGCTCACGATGGCGTCGGTGCGCGCCGGCGCCGCTTCGGCCAGCATCTTTCGGCCGTCGTCGGTGAGGTACACCGAGATGAAGCGTCGGTCGACCGCGTGCCGTTCACGACGCACCAACCCGCGTGATTCGAGCGCGTCGATGATGGCCGTCATCTGCGCTTTGCTGCGCCCCAGCGCCTCGGCCAGCTCCTGCTGGTGCACGGGACCACGCTGCTGGAGGGTGTCGAGCACCCCGTACTGCGACGCCGACAGACCGAACGGGTGGACAGCATCTTCCACGCGCGTGGCAGCCATCGTGGCGGCACGCTGCAGGGTGCCATACGCTTCGAGCGCGCGGCGCCGCTTCTTGTCGCCTTTGCTCATGCAGTCGGGGGTGAGGACACTGCGTATACGGAGACAGGGAACATCGTTCGGTAATGTACAGACCGTACACGCCCGGCGATTGGGCGGCGTGATGTTCGTGGCCAGCCGTACTGCGCCGGCGCTGGACCGTATCGATATGGTCTTCCGACACCCCTCATTGGCGCGTGCACAGCAAAACGCCCGCCGCTCCGGTGGTTCGGAACGTGCGGGCGTCACCATGATGCCGAGTGGGACCCATTCGAGCGCGAGCATCACGCGCCCGGATGGCACCGCAGGGGCATCAGCTATTGAAGGCGAAGATCTGGCGGGACTCTTCGTGCGTCAGCACCCAGATGGAATAGGCGCCAAACGCGGTGCCGAAGGGCCACTTGAAGAGGCGGAAGGCCGAGACCGCAAGGATCACGTAGCGCGCCCACTGCTGATGATTGAGCAGCGCGAAGCCGGCGATGAGTCCAAACAGGCTGAACAGGCCAATCACGGTGGCCGCGAGCAGTCCGGTCACGGTGCCCACCACCACGATGAGCGGATTGAACGTGGCCAGCGAACCGAAGATGCCACTGAACAGCACGCCGGCCGCGACCAGCATGCCGAGTGCGCTGTACAGGAGGTTGACGAGTCCGACAATCTTGATGTGCGTGCGCACGATGGAGCTCCGGTAAAGGGACGTGCAACATCGTACGGCTCGGGTCGGCCCAGGGATTCAGCCGGGGACACGTTCAGCCAAAATCGGTGGGACAAGGCGTGCCTGTGCCGTCGCTCAGGCGCTCCGACGCCGACCGTCCACCAGACTGACCAGCGCCACACCACCCACGATCACGCTCATGGCGATCCAGGCCAGACTGGGCAGACGCTCACCTCCCAGGGCGACGCCGAGCAGCACGGCCACCACCGGGTTCACGTAGGCATACGTGCCCACCGCGGTGGGGCTGGCCACCTTGAGCAGCCACATATAAGTGCTGAAGCCGATCAGTGAACCAAAAGTCGCCAGGTAGAGCAACGACAGCAGCGATGCCGTCGACACGCTCTCCGGGCTGACCCGCTGCCATTCGCCCAGCACCAGGGACAGCACCAGCATGCAGGCGCCGCCGATGAGCATCTGCATGGCGATGGCCAGGGCGGCCGAAGAGGACTGTTTGGCCGTGCGCGAATACAGCGACCCCACGGTCCATGACAGCGCACCGGTGGCCAGCACAGCGGCCCCGATGGGATCGACGGCGGCCTGACGTTCACCGCCCACTGGCAAGACGAGCAGTCCTACGCCCACCAGCCCAATGGCCACACCGATCACCTGCGCGAGACGCGGTGGGCGCCCCTGCCAGGCTTCGCACAACACCAGCCAGAGCGGCACGGTGGCCACGATCACCGAGGTGAGTCCCGAATTGACCCGCTGACTGGCCCACGAGACCGCGCCGTTGCCGACAAACAGCAGCAAGGCGCCGATGACAGCCGAGGCGCGCCATTCAGGGAGCGTGGGTCGCGGTGCCCCGCGCGCGCGCATGAAGGCATAGAGCGCCCCGCCAGCCAACAGGAAACGCGCCGCTCCCATCACGAACGGCGGAATGGTGGCTACGCCCCATTTGATGGCGAGATACGTCGAGCCCCACACCACATAGATGATCAGAAACCCGCCCACCAACTGCCAGCGCGGCACAACCGGCGCCGTGGTGTCGGGGGTCTGTGTTGGTGTACTCACGGCGATTCCGGCAAAGCGTGTGACGCGGCCCCTCGACGCAGGGCGCGCAACGTGGCATCACCGGCCGCGAGCCCACCGATGAGGATGTAGAGATAGAAGGTGTAAAAGCGCCACCAGAGCAACGCGGCCGCAAACATCGACACCGGAATGGCATCGGACAGGGTGGCGGCAAACGCGCCTTCGATGAATCCACCACCGCCGGGCGCCGGCACGACCACGCCACCGTAGAATAGCGCCAGGGGCCAGAGCACCAATGGTGCGAGTGAGTCCATCGTCAGCGCGAGCGTGGGATCCCCCACGAAGACCAGAATGGGCAGCGTGGCCACCTTGAACAGCACGTGCAGCACCGAGCCGGTGAACGCCAACAGCATCAGACCGGGCTTGGCGTGTCGCAGCGCGTGCACCGCGCCACGCAGACCACGCAGCATGTGCTGGATGGTGCGCCACCGCCCGGCGTGCAGTCCGATACGACGGGCCCAGGCAGGAGGCGGACCATGGGCATTGCGCCGCGACAGCACGAGTCCAATGGCGCCGACGGTCAACACGAATACGCTGTAGCCACCCACCAGCCCCAGAAGACCGGTGGTCGAGGCACCGCGCCCGCGGAACAGCACCGCGAGCACGACACACACCAGCGCCAGCGACCACATCTCGAGAAAAAGCTCGAGGAACAGCACCAACACCCGCGACGCCGGCGGGGTCCCACTCTCGGCCAGTACCAGAAATCGTGCCGGCTCGGCGCCCGAACGGGCCGGCGTGATGGCCGCCGCAAAGTCGCCGGCCAGGCACACCCGCAGCGCGGTGCCAAATGTGAGAGGAATGCCGCAGCTCCGGGCCGACGCCTGGATCTTGAGGGCGCGCGTGATGATCTCCGCCGTCACCGTGGCCAGCGCGGCGGCGTGCACCGGCCAGGCCAGCCAGGGCATGCCGGTGGCCGGCCAATGTCCGGCAACGACATAGGCCGACACCCCGAGCATCAACACGAACGACAGGGCCGTCACAAGCCAGCGTTGCCAGGTCATGCCGCAAGATAGCCGCGCTCGCTGGCGCTCCCCACCGCGACGCTGTCGATTAGCGCAGACCGTTACCTCCCTCCGCTCTCACTGAACATGCGCGATCCGTTCTCCTCGCTGTCCCGCCGGCAATGGCTGCAGGCGGGCCTCGGCCTTGGCGCCACAGCGGCCCTGCCCGGACTGCTCCCGGCCCTCGAAGCCACGCGTGTACTGGGTGGCGTCTCGTACGCCGAATTGCTGCATCGCCTCGAACAGGACGCGACCACTGCACGACGCGCCGCTGGTCCGGTGCGGCTGATGTACAACGAGAATCCGTACGGCATGTCGCCGAAGGCAAAAGACGCACTCATGAACAGTTGGTCGGAGCACGGCTGGTATGATCCGCCGATCCGTCAGCAGGCGCGGGACACGTTTGCCGCGCACGTGGGTGTGCCGCCGGAGTATGTGATGGTGACGCAGGGGTCGAGCGAAGTACTGGCCATGCTGGCCATTGCCTACGGTGCAGAGGGCGGCGAGATCGTGGTGCCCCACCCCACGTTCGAAGACCTGCCGCGCTACGCCTCCACGCTCAAGGCCACCGTGCGCCAGGTGCCGCTCGACGATCGCATGGATCACGACTTTTATGCGATGGACGCAAAGATCGGCAACGGCACGAAGCTGGTGTTCGTGTGCAATCCCAACAATCCGACCGCCACGCTGCACGACGACGCGACGGTCCGTGATTTTGTGACCACCACGGCCAAACGAACGCCGGTGATCGTGGATGAAGCGTACATCGATTTTGTGGACGTGCCGGGCCATCGATCAATGATCGATCTGGTGCTCAAGGGCGAATCGGTGATCGTATCACGCACGGCCAGCAAGATTCACGGTCTGGCCGGACTGCGCGTGGGTTTTGTGGTGGCACGCCCCGACATCATTGCGCGTCTCGACCGCTACAAGACCGGTGACCCGAACGTGTTCGGGTTGCACGCCGCCACGGCGTCCCTGCGCGAT contains these protein-coding regions:
- a CDS encoding FecR domain-containing protein, with the translated sequence MSIVLPTPDAALAARFAGGDENALATLYRQQYDSLLSAARHVLGDDLAHYRGRVAHKAMLDAWVARDRFQNATALGAFLEEAIQQEAGVQRRKHAALHHRGSGIDSGSHVTVPDVEEAMRQLLAEVHAPAIDHDAALAEARAVKRAHAKAHVERVGSRPKWVLQAIGAVAVLVGIFVFQRWMTRSSENVAVDRALKGEEVQTLTSGRGQRGTLTLRDGTKATMGSESLLRVPPEFANSQRTVQIEGTATFAVTPDTVMAARQFAVRAGDLTVTAHGTVFSVRYYPEDSTAYVQVSEGTVSVHDRVRNTRQELKAGEGLRLTRDGQLGPLEGMERDVALAWTRDTIVFDKAPLKLVVPELVRWFGLNAQLADESIGDRPVSMRVALASSGDATKALTQAANLAITFGQNDRIEFRDASAVPPAPAGKKK
- the cysM gene encoding cysteine synthase CysM, translated to MPPSYATIDRTIGRTPLVQLQRLPSAEITARGTVILGKLEGNNPGGSVKDRPVLSMIRGAEQRGEIRPGDRLIEATSGNTGIAMAMIAAMTGYRMTLIMPDNLSAERRASMRAYGAELILTPASKGGMEYARDLAMEMQARGEGHVLDQFANPDNPRAHYETTGPEIWRDTEGRITHFVSAMGTTGTIMGVTRFLKEQRNDITIVGAQPAEGSQIAGIRKWSPAYQPKIYEASRVDRIEQVTQTEAEDMARRLAAEEGIFCGPSAAGACVIALRVAAEVENATIVFVVCDRGDRYLSTGIFPG
- a CDS encoding VC0807 family protein, which translates into the protein MSKSLKLTLDILIGAVAPVLILKYGTAPLGTLQAYLAAALVPVAWVLLDLLVISRRFNFITTYGGGSAIMRGALAFWYVDGALFAFKDSASYVLAFFVFGVSALIGKPVTRAIALQGLGPDTPEREAQMNRLLDEPTVLSAMKKSALMIGVTNLGAGVVNYIINYKMVLAPFNTPAFNDQVANVNAITRIVLVLPDMLALFFAFSLMYKTMYALLPAEDGADPDAGEFWTLLKRREDAMAMVSLDHDDDTRIADAPARAARQAREEFGLS
- a CDS encoding DUF2461 domain-containing protein, with product MEGFTQFSPKAFTFLRGLTKHNRKEWFEEHRAEYEQYLKVPLAQLIEEVDVQLASIAPEIIGSPKKSAFRIHRDVRFSKDKSPYKTHVACWFFHRDAGHGVGGEAAHGGAGFYFHLAPEGSFCGGGIWMPPRPALAKIRQALVDDLEGWEELVTDKAFRRRFGDLDTEGMLTRPPRGFTVDHPSANWLRYQSFTAGCELSVEEVTSPKLPQTLKRHFAAMTPFVRWLNGALGLPVSTRR
- a CDS encoding alpha/beta hydrolase; translated protein: MQRPVHAGLDDTNPPTPTVAGSLLHFAGITSRFLSHPHDVTVMLPPEYDQHPDRRYPVLYLHDGQNVFDDLPMSPFGVQWGVDTTARALMHARVIEPIIIVAIGNAGRERIDEYTPTRDSMHDAGGDADRYGQMLVYEIKPWIDRQWRTRRGPRDTGLAGSSLGGLLTLHLGLTHSAVFGKLGLLSPSVWWDDRWIVRQLATTGARRPDLRIWLDVGTAEHRMLRGTRLLYRMLLRLGWRVGEDLHYMEAEGALHDERAWGERTGQFLSFLFPAITSHSDIARSMSSGMS
- a CDS encoding 2-hydroxyacid dehydrogenase, producing the protein MSLSRPRVIVTRKMPAPMEARITELYDAEFNATDTPFTPEQLSAALQNADIVVTTVTDKWLPSVLETPNRRAKLLANVGVGVNHIAQEAARAAGLMVSNTPDVVTDDTADVAIALMLMVMRRLGEGERHLRTGTWGGLRPTFMLGRTLRGKTLGIIGYGRIGRAVARAAHDAFGMKIIYHAPRDPRIDDPSTAGPADAVRVASLEALLGQSDVVSLHCPATPETRHLMNATTLAQMPSHAFLVNTARGDVIDEAALVDALKSGRLAGAGLDVYEFEPRVTAELMTLENAVLLPHLGSATIETRTNMGMRALSNVEAFVAGRELPDRVV
- a CDS encoding aminotransferase class V-fold PLP-dependent enzyme, translating into MAGRHFLQIPGPTPVPDRLQRAMHRQMEDHRSATFPALTRSILSRLPQVVHQTKGEAFVFPATGSAMWEAALVNTLNPGSRLLAPRFGQFSHLFIQTARNLGHHVDVIEEPWGEAADPAKIEAALAADTAHEIQGVLLVHNETATGVTSDVAAVRAAMDRAKHPALLYVDGVSSIASLDFRFDAWGVDCAITGSQKGFMLPAGLGILYVSEKALARVDSCTMPRAYFDLRAMRTNNAQGYFPSTPALSLLYGLDEALTMLLDEGMDQVVARHHRLATGVRAAVRAWGLHECARRPEIASDSLTAVVVPEGIDARTVIDLAFTRYDIALGSGLSEVAGKVFRIGHLGDMNALTLAGALAGVEMALADAGVLVTLGSGVGAALQHWRVGGNA
- a CDS encoding MarR family winged helix-turn-helix transcriptional regulator, coding for MSKGDKKRRRALEAYGTLQRAATMAATRVEDAVHPFGLSASQYGVLDTLQQRGPVHQQELAEALGRSKAQMTAIIDALESRGLVRRERHAVDRRFISVYLTDDGRKMLAEAAPARTDAIVSLMRELSGDQRARLTRLCRRLLRVLDPSEATPEDAADDAAEASSHDVSDDGDDDGAEDSTADADDDDDDENPRDDTADRSSAS
- the yedA gene encoding drug/metabolite exporter YedA; amino-acid sequence: MSTPTQTPDTTAPVVPRWQLVGGFLIIYVVWGSTYLAIKWGVATIPPFVMGAARFLLAGGALYAFMRARGAPRPTLPEWRASAVIGALLLFVGNGAVSWASQRVNSGLTSVIVATVPLWLVLCEAWQGRPPRLAQVIGVAIGLVGVGLLVLPVGGERQAAVDPIGAAVLATGALSWTVGSLYSRTAKQSSSAALAIAMQMLIGGACMLVLSLVLGEWQRVSPESVSTASLLSLLYLATFGSLIGFSTYMWLLKVASPTAVGTYAYVNPVVAVLLGVALGGERLPSLAWIAMSVIVGGVALVSLVDGRRRSA
- a CDS encoding lysylphosphatidylglycerol synthase transmembrane domain-containing protein — its product is MTWQRWLVTALSFVLMLGVSAYVVAGHWPATGMPWLAWPVHAAALATVTAEIITRALKIQASARSCGIPLTFGTALRVCLAGDFAAAITPARSGAEPARFLVLAESGTPPASRVLVLFLELFLEMWSLALVCVVLAVLFRGRGASTTGLLGLVGGYSVFVLTVGAIGLVLSRRNAHGPPPAWARRIGLHAGRWRTIQHMLRGLRGAVHALRHAKPGLMLLAFTGSVLHVLFKVATLPILVFVGDPTLALTMDSLAPLVLWPLALFYGGVVVPAPGGGGFIEGAFAATLSDAIPVSMFAAALLWWRFYTFYLYILIGGLAAGDATLRALRRGAASHALPESP